The stretch of DNA TCCTGGCGTTGGCCGCGACCTGGCTGAGCAAACCGCATCAGCGTGGTCCGGCGTTACGCCTGGTTCAATACTGCGCGGCTGCCGGCTTGATCGTGATGGTCGGCCTGTCGATTCCGCAGGCGAAGAAAGCGCGTTACCTGCTGCCGATGCTGCCAATGGCGGCGATTATCGCAGCGTATCCGTTCCAGGTGCTGCACGGGCGGGTATTCCGGGTACTGCGTGGCGTGATTCAAGGGCTGTGGCTGCTGACGCCGGGGTTGTTGATGGTGGTCCTGCTGGTCGCCAAGCGCCGCTTTCCCGAGCAACTGAACGGCCTCACCCTGATACTGGTCGTGCTCGGCGCCCTGCAATTGCTCGCCTTGTCGCGTTTGCTGATCCCGCGCTGGCGTGCCGAAGTGTTGGCGCTGTGCTCGGTCCTCGCGTTGTGGACGGTGTATGCCGCGGTGTTCGAGCCGGTGGAGCGCCGCCTGTACGACACGCAGACCTTCAGTCGCGCTGCGTTCGCTCAGGTCCAGGCCAATCCGGCACCGCTGGTGCTGCACGGCATGGGCAAAGACGCCAAGGCGATCAAGTTCATGGTCAACGTCGAGCACGACCTGCAGCCGCAGTTCACCGAGACGGTGCAGCAACTCGAAGCCATCAAGGGCCCGGCGTGGCTGATGATGGACAGCAAGGACCTGCAAACACTGCAAGGCACCGCGCTGGCCGGCCTGCAACCGGTGGTGACGGGAAGCTTCGACAAGAACGATTACGTGCTGTTGTACGTCAAGCCCTTGTAGACGCCGTCGAAGGCTGCGATCTTCGGGTCTTTCTCAAGATCAAACGATCGCAGCCATCGGCAACGCTTACATGACCCTCACGATTCGCCCCGCACGGGCTACTGATGCATCCGCCCTCCCCGCCATCGAACGCTCGGCCGCCGAGCTGTTTCGCGTAGATCCTGCCCTCGCCTGGCTCGCCGACAGTGACGTGGCAAGCGCCGCACAACACCGCCAGGCCATCGAACAGGCCCACGTCTGGGTTGCCGAAAGCGCGACCGCGCAACTCGCAGGATTTATCCGCGCGCTGGACGTCGGCAACCAACTGCACATTGAAGAACTGTCGGTCAGCCAGGCGTTTCAGGGCCAGGGCGCGGGCCGCCGGCTGGTGATGGCCGCGATTGAGCATGCGCGCCACCGGCAGATGCGCGCCGTGACCCTGACCACGTTTCGCGATGTGCCGTGGAATGCGCCTTTTTATCAGCGGATGGGCTTTGTCGTGGCTGCGCCGGGTGAGCTTGAGGCGCACTTGATCGAGGCACTGCAAAAGGAAGTCGAGCACGGCTTTGCCGCCGAGCGACGCTGCGCAATGCGCCTGCGCCTGCTCTGAAAACACTACAGATGCCCCCTGTGGGAGCGAGCTTGCTCGCGAAGACGATGTGACTGTCGACACTTCTTTGACTGAACAGACGCCTTCGCGAGCAAGCTCACTCCCCCAGGGGATTTACGGTGTGCCAGGTTGACCGTTGAGCGGGACCCGGTGAGGATGGCCACGCCAACCCGCGCATTTTGCAATAAGGACATTGACCCCTTCGTGGCCACTTACTCCCGCCTGATCCGCCGACTGATGATCACCTCGCTGAGCATCGTCATCAGCCGTGCCCTGATCAGTCCGCTGCTGACTCTATTCCTCAGTAACAAGCTGGGCCTCAACCCGCAGGACGTCGGTCTGTTGCTGGGCATCGCAGTGTTCAGTGCCACGCTGTTTTCGCTGTATGGCGGCTACATCATCGATCGGCTCGACAAGCGCCGGCTATTGATTCTGACCATGCTTTCCAGCGGGGTTGGCCTGATCCTGCTGACCTTCGCGCAGAATCTGTACCTGGTCACACTGGTGCTGATCATCAGCGAGACCGCGTCGGCGCTGTTCCTGATCTGCTCCAAGGCGATCCTCAGTGAAAACCTGCCGGTTGGCCAGCGGGTGAAAGCGTTCTCGTTGAACTACACGCTGACCAACATTGGTTACGCCGTCGGCCCAATGATTGGCGTGGTGATTGCCGGAGTCTGGCCCTCGGCGCCGTTTATCGTTGCGGGCCTGATTGCCAGTGGCAGCATTTTCCTGTTGCTGGGCGTCTCCCGCCAGGTCAGTCCGGTGTCGCTGGGCAGCCCGCCACAGAGTTTCCTGAACACCCTGATCATCCTGAAAAACGACCGCACGATGATCCTGTTTACCCTCGGCTGCCTGCTCAGCACTCTGGTTCACGGGCGCTTCACCCTGTACCTGTCGCAATACCTGCTGGCGACCCACACCCAACAACAGACGCTCGACACCATGGCCGCCCTGCTCGCCTGCAACGCGATCACCGTGATCCTGTTGCAATACCAGATCGGTCGTTTCCTCAAGCGCGAACACCTGCGGTTCTGGATTGCCGGCGGCACCGCGTTGTTCATCGTCGGCCTGATCGGCTTCAGCCTGGCGGACAGCCTCGTCGGCTGGTGCGTGGCGATGTTCATCTTCACCTTGGGCGAGATGATCATTTACCCGGCGGATTTCCTGTTTGTCGACACGCTGGCCCCGGAAGAACTGCGCGGCAGCTACTACGGTGCGCAGAATCTGGCCGCACTGGGCGGCGCCGTGAGTCCGGTGATGTGCGGGTTCCTGCTGATGCACACGCCGGCGCCGAGCATGTTCTACGCCTTGAGCGCCCTGGCCGCCCTCGGCGGGTATTTATGTTTTGTCAGCGGACGGCGCGTGGCGATAATTCAAAAATAATGCACTGAAGCAGCATCAATATGAATTTGTCAGCATCGACATTGCACGGCACACTGTGCGCGTTCCTCCCCCAATAGTTGGAACGCTTCGAGGACTTTCCGAAACGGACAAGTCCTTTTTTTTGCCTCGAATTTACTGCAAGGACCCGATTCACATGCTCGCTCGCTGGTTGCCCGCCGCCATCAACACCCGCCCCACCGAATGGAGCCGCGCTGCCATCGGCATGGCTTTGGGCACGCTGTTCAGCGTCTGGGCGTGCAGTCAGGTGTTCGGCCATGAAGTGGCGTATCACCTGATCGGGCCACTGGGCGCCTCGGCGGTGTTGCTGTTCGCCGTGTCCTCCGGCGCGCTTGCGCAACCGTGGTCGATCATCGGCGGCTACCTGTGCGCCAGCGTTGTCGCACTGCTCGTGGCCCACGTCCTCGGCCGCACCCTGGGCAGTGCGTGTCTGGCGGCAGGCATGGCGCTGATCCTGATGTGCTGGCTGCGCTGCCTGCACCCACCGGCCGGCGCGCTCGCGCTGACCCTGGTGCTGGCCGATCCCGCCACCATCGCCATGGACTGGAAAGCCATGGAGCCAGTGATGTTGGCCGCTTCGTGCATGCTGCTCAGCGCTTTGGCCTACAACAACCTGACGCGCATCCGCTACCCGAAACGCCCAGCTGAGCCTGCGCCACCTGTAGCACCGGTCGATAGCCAGGCAATTACCGCCGAGGACCTGAAGTTGGCGCTGGCGGATATGGAAGCCTTCATCGACGTGACGCCTGAGGATCTGGAGCAACTGATTCACGCGAGCGAGCTGCACGCCAAACGGCGCAGTATCAGTGAAGTCCTGTCACAACGTACCTGACAATCGCGCTTCTCTGTGGCGAGGGGGCTTGCCCCCGTTGACTCGCGAAGCGCCCCATAACTGCTCGCGGTTTCCTTGTGGCTCAACCGACTCAGCGAATTTGCGACGGCTGCGCCGCCGAACGGGGGCAAGCCCCCTCGCCACAACAGGGTCGGTGCTCAATGCAAAAACGCAGACAGCCTGTGCACATATCCCCGTTGTACACGGCAAATTTGCACTGTTACGATCCATCAACGCTCGCGCGCGAGCTTCTCGAATAAAGACAATAAAAGCAGGGAGTTAGTGATGACTGCTCAGGCTTCATCCCCGCGGACCCCGTCCATGGATGCCACGCAAAACGAAGTGCTGGCCGAGGTTCGCAATCACATCGGTCACCTGACCCTCAACCGCCCCGCCGGTCTCAACGCCATCACCCTCGACATGGTTCGTCAGTTGCAGCAGCAGCTCGACGCCTGGACCACGGACCCTGGCGTGCGTGCCGTGGTGTTGCGCGGTGCCGGAGAAAAGGCGTTCTGCGCCGGCGGCGATATCCGTTCCCTGTACGACAGCTTCAAAAGCGGCGACACACTGCATGAAGACTTCTTCGTCGAGGAATACGCCCTCGACCTGACGATTCACCACTACCGCAAACCGGTGCTGGCGTTGATGGACGGCTTCGTCCTCGGTGGCGGCATGGGTCTGGTGCAAGGCGCGGATCTGCGTGTGGTCACCGAGAAGAGCCGTCTGGCGATGCCGGAAGTGGCCATCGGGTATTTCCCGGATGTCGGCGGCAGCTATTTCCTCTCGCGGATTCCCGGGGAACTGGGGATTTATCTGGGCGTCAGCGGCGTGCAGATTCGCGCGGCCGATGCGCTGTATTGCGGGCTGGCCGACTGGTATGTCGACAGCAGCAAACTGGCGAGCGTGGACGAGCAACTCGATCACCTGGAGTGGCACGACACACCGCTCAAGGACCTGCAGAGCCTGCTCGCGAAAAACGGCGTGCAGACCCTGGCCGATGCACCACTGCAGAAACTGCGCCCGGTCATCGACCACTTCTTCGCCCTGCCGGACGTGCCGAGCATCGTCGAGCAACTGCGCGTGGTCACGGTCGCCGACAGCCACGCGTGGGCCACCGCCACTGCCGACCTGCTGGAGACCCGCTCACCGCTGGCAATGGCGGTGACCCTGGAGATGCTCCGGCGCGGCCGGCAACTGAGCCTGGAACACTGCTTCGCCCTCGAACTGCATCTGGATCGCCAGTGGTTCGAGCGCGGCGACCTGATCGAAGGCGTACGCGCCCTGTTGATTGACAAAGACAAGACACCACGCTGGAACCCGCCGACCCTCGCTGCGCTGGACGCCGAGCACGTCGCGAGTTTCTTCCACGGGTTTGATGAGAGCGGGAACTGAGCCATGCACGATCTCGAACTGACTGAAGAACAAGTGATGATCCGCGACATGGCCCGGGACTTTGCCCGTGGCGAAATCGCGCCCCATGCGCAAGCCTGGGAAAAGGCCGGCTGGATCGACGACGCGCTGGTAGCGAAGATGGGCGAACTGGGCCTGCTGGGCATGGTGGTGCCCGAGGAATGGGGCGGCACTTACGTCGATTACGTGGCGTACGCCTTGGCCGTGGAAGAGATTTCTGCCGGCGACGGCGCGACCGGCGCGTTCATGAGCATCCACAACTCGGTGGGCTGCGGCCCGGTAATGAACTACGGCAGCGAAGAGCAGAAACAGACCTGGCTGGCCGATCTCGCCAGCGGTCAGGTAATCGGCTGTTTCTGCCTGACCGAACCGCAGGCCGGCTCCGAAGCGCACAACCTGCGCACCCGCGCCGAACTGCGCGACGGCCAGTGGGTGATCAACGGCGCCAAGCAATTCGTCAGCAATGGCAAACGGGCGAAACTGGCGATCGTGTTTGCGGTGACCGACCCGGATCTGGGCAAGAAAGGCATTTCCGCGTTCCTGGTGCCCACCGCTACTGCGGGTTTCATCGTCGATCGTACCGAACACAAAATGGGTATCCGCGCCTCCGACACCTGTGCGGTGACGCTGAACAACTGCAGCATTCCCCAGGCCAACCTGCTCGGCGAGCGCGGCAAGGGCCTGGCGATTGCCCTGTCCAACCTCGAAGGCGGACGTATCGGCATCGCCGCGCAAGCCTTGGGCATCGCCCGGGCGGCGTTCGACGCGGCGCTGGTGTATTCCCGTGATCGCATCCAGTTCGGCAAGCCGATCAACGAACACCAGAGCATCGCCAACCTGCTGGCCGACATGCACATGCAAATCAACGCGGCGCGCTTGATGATCCTGCACGCGGCGCGCCTGCGCACGGCGGGCAAACCGTGTCTGTCGGAGGCTTCACAGGCCAAACTGTTCGCGTCGGAAATGGCCGAAAAGGTCTGCTCCTCGGCGATTCAGATTCATGGCGGGTATGGGTATCTGGAGGATTATCCGGTCGAGAAGTACTACCGCGATGCGCGGATTACCCAGATCTACGAAGGCTCGAGCGAAATTCAGCGGATGGTGATTGCGCGTGAGCTGAAGAACTACCAGCTCTAAAAGCATCGCGAGCAGGCTCACTCCTACATTGGATCTGTGTCGTACACAAATCTCCTGTAGGAGTGAGCCTGCTCGCGATGAGGTCAGCCCAGGCGCTGCTTTATTTGCCCTGAAACTCCGGCGCCCGTTTGGCCACAAACGCCGCCATGCCTTCCTTCTGATCCTGCGTGGCAAACGCCGCATGGAACACCCGGCGTTCAAAGCGCACACCTTCAGTCAGGTTGACCTCAAAGGCGCGGTTGACGCTTTCCTTGACCATCATGGCAATCGGCAGCGATTTACTGGCGATCACGGCGGCGACTTTCAGCGCTTCGTCCAGCAACTCATCGCTCGGCACGATCCGCGCAACGATGCCGCAACGCTCGGCTTCGACTGCATCGATCAGGCGCCCGCTCAGGCACATCTCCATGGCCTTGGCCTTGCCCACAGCGCGGGTCAGGCGTTGGGTGCCGCCCATGCCCGGCAGCACGCCGAGGTTGATTTCCGGTTGACCGAATTTGGCATTGTCGCCGGCCAGAATGAAGTCGCACATCAACGCCAGTTCACAGCCGCCACCGAGGGCGAAGCCATTGACCGCCGCGATGATCGGCTTG from Pseudomonas sp. P8_229 encodes:
- a CDS encoding acyl-CoA dehydrogenase family protein, with product MHDLELTEEQVMIRDMARDFARGEIAPHAQAWEKAGWIDDALVAKMGELGLLGMVVPEEWGGTYVDYVAYALAVEEISAGDGATGAFMSIHNSVGCGPVMNYGSEEQKQTWLADLASGQVIGCFCLTEPQAGSEAHNLRTRAELRDGQWVINGAKQFVSNGKRAKLAIVFAVTDPDLGKKGISAFLVPTATAGFIVDRTEHKMGIRASDTCAVTLNNCSIPQANLLGERGKGLAIALSNLEGGRIGIAAQALGIARAAFDAALVYSRDRIQFGKPINEHQSIANLLADMHMQINAARLMILHAARLRTAGKPCLSEASQAKLFASEMAEKVCSSAIQIHGGYGYLEDYPVEKYYRDARITQIYEGSSEIQRMVIARELKNYQL
- a CDS encoding GNAT family N-acetyltransferase; its protein translation is MTLTIRPARATDASALPAIERSAAELFRVDPALAWLADSDVASAAQHRQAIEQAHVWVAESATAQLAGFIRALDVGNQLHIEELSVSQAFQGQGAGRRLVMAAIEHARHRQMRAVTLTTFRDVPWNAPFYQRMGFVVAAPGELEAHLIEALQKEVEHGFAAERRCAMRLRLL
- a CDS encoding MFS transporter encodes the protein MATYSRLIRRLMITSLSIVISRALISPLLTLFLSNKLGLNPQDVGLLLGIAVFSATLFSLYGGYIIDRLDKRRLLILTMLSSGVGLILLTFAQNLYLVTLVLIISETASALFLICSKAILSENLPVGQRVKAFSLNYTLTNIGYAVGPMIGVVIAGVWPSAPFIVAGLIASGSIFLLLGVSRQVSPVSLGSPPQSFLNTLIILKNDRTMILFTLGCLLSTLVHGRFTLYLSQYLLATHTQQQTLDTMAALLACNAITVILLQYQIGRFLKREHLRFWIAGGTALFIVGLIGFSLADSLVGWCVAMFIFTLGEMIIYPADFLFVDTLAPEELRGSYYGAQNLAALGGAVSPVMCGFLLMHTPAPSMFYALSALAALGGYLCFVSGRRVAIIQK
- a CDS encoding enoyl-CoA hydratase/isomerase family protein, which translates into the protein MTAQASSPRTPSMDATQNEVLAEVRNHIGHLTLNRPAGLNAITLDMVRQLQQQLDAWTTDPGVRAVVLRGAGEKAFCAGGDIRSLYDSFKSGDTLHEDFFVEEYALDLTIHHYRKPVLALMDGFVLGGGMGLVQGADLRVVTEKSRLAMPEVAIGYFPDVGGSYFLSRIPGELGIYLGVSGVQIRAADALYCGLADWYVDSSKLASVDEQLDHLEWHDTPLKDLQSLLAKNGVQTLADAPLQKLRPVIDHFFALPDVPSIVEQLRVVTVADSHAWATATADLLETRSPLAMAVTLEMLRRGRQLSLEHCFALELHLDRQWFERGDLIEGVRALLIDKDKTPRWNPPTLAALDAEHVASFFHGFDESGN
- a CDS encoding enoyl-CoA hydratase, producing MTYETILLENHGRVGLITLNRPQALNALNAQLVSEVNHALDGLEADANIGCIVITGSKKAFAAGADIKEMAELTYPQIYMDDLFSDSDRVANRRKPIIAAVNGFALGGGCELALMCDFILAGDNAKFGQPEINLGVLPGMGGTQRLTRAVGKAKAMEMCLSGRLIDAVEAERCGIVARIVPSDELLDEALKVAAVIASKSLPIAMMVKESVNRAFEVNLTEGVRFERRVFHAAFATQDQKEGMAAFVAKRAPEFQGK
- a CDS encoding HPP family protein is translated as MLARWLPAAINTRPTEWSRAAIGMALGTLFSVWACSQVFGHEVAYHLIGPLGASAVLLFAVSSGALAQPWSIIGGYLCASVVALLVAHVLGRTLGSACLAAGMALILMCWLRCLHPPAGALALTLVLADPATIAMDWKAMEPVMLAASCMLLSALAYNNLTRIRYPKRPAEPAPPVAPVDSQAITAEDLKLALADMEAFIDVTPEDLEQLIHASELHAKRRSISEVLSQRT